The following are encoded together in the Candidatus Neomarinimicrobiota bacterium genome:
- a CDS encoding DUF559 domain-containing protein, whose amino-acid sequence MSKIYNNTKMTKTRQALRKGMPKAEIIFWSYLKGRQVLDLKFRRQYSVDTHVVDFYCAEKRLAIELDGESHLSEKQQKKDQEKQNRLEENGIKLIRYWNTDIYENIDGVIEDLIHQINNT is encoded by the coding sequence ATGTCCAAAATTTACAATAATACAAAAATGACAAAAACCCGGCAAGCATTGAGAAAAGGAATGCCCAAAGCGGAAATTATTTTTTGGTCATACTTAAAGGGCAGACAAGTCTTGGATCTAAAATTCCGAAGACAGTATAGTGTTGATACTCATGTGGTTGATTTTTATTGTGCTGAAAAACGACTGGCAATAGAGTTGGATGGTGAAAGCCACTTATCAGAAAAGCAACAAAAGAAAGATCAGGAAAAACAAAATCGTCTCGAAGAAAATGGTATAAAACTAATTCGATATTGGAATACGGATATTTATGAAAATATTGATGGTGTAATTGAAGATTTGATTCATCAAATCAATAATACTTGA